TTGTCCGCTTTAATAATGTAACCACCTGTTATATTGGGAGTTGCATTATCAGTTATTTCCAGGTCCACTAGGTCTACCCTATTCCCGTCGACTTTGATCTTTTCCTGCAGCATATAAATGCCGCGATACTCTGAATTCACAAAAACTTCGCAGTAGACCGTGCGTGACGCATAATGTCCTGCGTTACGAAACATGGCATATGCCAGATAGTCGTGCATCAAACTTGGGTCAAAGATTAGCCCATTCAAAATCCAGTCATTTTCACTAGGCATTCCAAGCAGGGACACATTTCTGTTATTCACATTGTCGCTTTGCCTGGTTTCAAAACCGTACGATTTTTTTGGCGATGCCTGCGAGCTTGAGCCACGTATTTCGATTGCTATTCTTCCGTCATAGTTTAAGCTGGCGGGATTCGTAATGTCGGAGTAGTTATTTATTTGCCCCGGACCATTGTATATTATCTTCATCCCCGCTCCTACCTTAGGCTCATCTACAATCTCAAAGTCGGAATTAATGACGACAATTGGCAGATTGCTTGAAAGCGATTGAGAAAATACCGGGCCTGCTGCGGCCAAAATGGAAATTGTAATAACTACAAATCGACAGACCATGGCGGGTGGAATTGACTAGTGAGCACGGCAATGCTTTAATTAACTCGCAAATGTCTTAGCATTAGCTGTTAAAGGTAAAAATTCTAATTGTTGAATTGTTTAAAGGAAAAATAGTATTTATTAAATGGTAAAATTGAGCAAAAAAAGAGAGCGCTGAAATCAGCACTCTCCTAAATAAGTTATTAAAACTATTTCTGACTATTGCTCCTCAACACAAGCAACATTTTTGCTGGCAAATTGCTCCAACACTCCGTTAACAATTCCAAGCGTTTCTTTTGCTTCCGCTTCGTCCTTCGCCTGAATTGCTTTTTCAAAATATGGTTTTGCCTTTTTGAATTTGCCACACACACGACCTTCGATTTCTTTACCTTTTGCCTGGTAATCAGTCATGTTCATGTTGTCAACTTCACCTTTCAGTATAACCGCCTCATTGAAGTAGAATACGCCAAGGTTGAAGAGTGCATCGTAGTTTGCCGGATCAATTTCCAGAACTTTCTTATAGTTAGCCATCGCTTTCGCGCTTGCATCAGCTTGTTTGGCTTTCAGGTCTGCAAGTTCTTTCTCCATCGCTGCGGTATCATTTCCTTTGGCAGCGGCCTGGGCAGCGCTTACTTCGCCTTCCATTTTGGCAATAGCTTCAAGCGTCTCTTTTTTCTTCGCATTCACGTCGGCTAGCTGGCGTTTCAAATCGGCGTTTTTTGGCTGCTTTTTAATTAGCCCGCTGATACGCTTTACCTCGCCGTCGTAAACTTCAATTTTCCCTTTCTCGCTTTCCAGGTTCTTCGTCATGGTAGCAACAGAATTACTTCCAGCTCCCATTTTGGTCGAAATCTGCTTGATCTTATCGTTAGCCGTGCGCTGCATGTTATCATACAAAATAGCCAGATTAACGATGTTTTGCGTATTCTTGGGATCAGATTGCGCCAGTGCTTCAAGTTCCTGAATTGCCTGCTCCTCTTTTCCCGAAGCTAACAAGATGTTAACGATCTCCGCTTTCAGGTCTTTGTTGTTTGGAGCCTGTTTCAAACCGGTATTAAGCGTTTCGATTGCTTTATCGAAATTGTTTTCCGCACGGTACAATTGAGCCAGTCCGTAAAAAACGCTTGGATCTTTACCACCGTTCGCTGCATAAGCTTCAAAGGATTTCTTAGCTTCTTCCTTCTTATCAAGCTGTTGCGCTGCGATACCACCGTACAAAGAAGCGAGTGTATCTTTTTTATTGATATCCTGCGCCATTGTGAACATTTCCAATGCACCGTTCAAGTTTTTAGCCTGATATTTTTCGGCACCTTGTTTTACGAAGGCATTGAAAAGCTGTGTACCCTCTCCTGCCGTAAGCGCGCTGGTAGCTTCTTTCGAAGATTTTCCCGGCTCTCCCTTTTTGGTCACGTCAAGCTCGACTACCTTCTTGTAAGCTTCCATAGCAGTTTTTGCTGCACTAGAGTCAACCTCAGAAGCCTGGGAAGCGATGTTTTCGTAAAGTTTGGCGCGTTCCATCCAAAATGAAGCTTTTGCACTTGCCTTTGGATCGCTTACATCTTTATCGCTTTTCTCTTTATCCTTTCGAAATCCGTCTACCAGAGCCTTGTTGACAGCGTCGTCCTGCGAAAATGCTGCGAAGCTGAAAAGGCTTAGTGCAGATACAAAAATCAGTCTTTTCATAAAATATTTACTTTGATTGTGATTGGTTGTTCGAATGCTAAATATAAATCAATTAAAATAAATTTTACAAAAATCATGCCTCTGGTTCATCAGGAGCATCATTTTCGTCTTCCTCATCC
This Dyadobacter sp. UC 10 DNA region includes the following protein-coding sequences:
- a CDS encoding tetratricopeptide repeat protein, with translation MKRLIFVSALSLFSFAAFSQDDAVNKALVDGFRKDKEKSDKDVSDPKASAKASFWMERAKLYENIASQASEVDSSAAKTAMEAYKKVVELDVTKKGEPGKSSKEATSALTAGEGTQLFNAFVKQGAEKYQAKNLNGALEMFTMAQDINKKDTLASLYGGIAAQQLDKKEEAKKSFEAYAANGGKDPSVFYGLAQLYRAENNFDKAIETLNTGLKQAPNNKDLKAEIVNILLASGKEEQAIQELEALAQSDPKNTQNIVNLAILYDNMQRTANDKIKQISTKMGAGSNSVATMTKNLESEKGKIEVYDGEVKRISGLIKKQPKNADLKRQLADVNAKKKETLEAIAKMEGEVSAAQAAAKGNDTAAMEKELADLKAKQADASAKAMANYKKVLEIDPANYDALFNLGVFYFNEAVILKGEVDNMNMTDYQAKGKEIEGRVCGKFKKAKPYFEKAIQAKDEAEAKETLGIVNGVLEQFASKNVACVEEQ